gagataaatttggcttcttaccagtccacaattcatagggagttctgggaacagacttgctaggcactttattcaaaatatatacttttgttttcaaagcatcaccccataggaaatcaggtaaagttgaattacttatcatacttctcaccatatccataagCGTAcggtttctcctttcagccacctCATTCTACTCAGGTGAACCAGGCATAGTGTACTGAGCGTCAATACTACATTCTTATAAGAATCTAGCAAATGGTCCAGGGTTACGcccagtttcatcatatctaccataaactctccacctcgatcagatctcacactttttatcttcttttcccttttaagttctacctctgctttaaaaactttgaaagcatctaaggattcggatttttcttgaataaggtaCATAAAaccaaaatgggaaaaataatctatgaaagtaataaaatatctgtatccacccatggtagtaggagtgaatgcatcacaaatatcagtatgaatcagctccaatgcttcatccttcctagttgcacctttctttttagctctagtgtgtttccccttaatgcaatcaatacaaattccaaaatctaaaaaatccaattgaggaagtgtaccatccttaatcaatcGTTCTATCCTCTGTTTAGAAATATATCCTAAACGTTATGCCacaacatagaagaattttcatccaatctagcACGTTTAGGATCTGTAACCACATAATTTATAACAGAAGAAGAGTTGGCATATTTGGAAGaactaatatccaaatcaaatttataaagactATCACATAACAAGGCAGATCCAACTATAAGAGAACTAGAATAGAGAGTAAGTTTTCCATTGCCAATATTAAAAGTGTAACCACAACTGTCAAGTTTAGATACCGAAACAAGTTTTCGTCTAAACGACGGTACATAAACCacatcattcaaattcaaaacaaaaccagtgaataaaagtaatctaactactcctataaatttaactttggtcttctctccatttcccatgtagatcatcatctctccctcacttggtttcctcATGCTTCTTAATTCCTGCAAACAATTAGTGATGTGAATAGTTGCTCCAGTATCAATCCACCACGAATCAGGGGAAACATCAAGAAGATTAGATTcaagacacactagagctaaagatgtacctttcttttcaagccatttcttatagccatagcaatctgtcttcatatgtccatcctttttgcagaagaaacactttcccttaaAAGCCTTAGTCTTTAGTTTCAAATTCTGATCggttttctgttctatttttcctgatttttcttgcttattGCCTTTCCAATTTGTCTTGAACTTTTTCTTACCcccattattggaaacaaaataagcaaaattaaattttttcttcttctttctttcctctttctgtaccaatatggaagttatgtcctcaagattccactccaatttttgtgcattataggaggtcttaagaGTATCAAACGATGATGGAAGTGATTGCATAATTTGCCACATAAGGAAAGAATCAGAATCTTCACTTCCATCTTGCCCAACGTGGCAGCATAATTGgtcattttcataatgtgaTCACGTACTCCACTTGTGCCATCATATCGAGTGGATGAGAACCACTCTAAATATGTTCCATTCTCAgccttatcaaatttggtaaacttTATATTAACAGCTGCAAGAAAATCCTTAGCATATTCTTTCGAAGGCACACTTTTCTTAATGGTCTTGTCCATAGTATGCTTCATAACAATCAGGCACAATCTATtggactcctcccacttttcataaAGTGCTTTTGCAGTAGCATCACTCTCAGTTGTGGGCTCGGGGGGTTTATAAGTTCTCAGGGCATAATCGAGTCTCATGATTGCAAGAGACACAGTAAGAGAGTCTATccactcctcaaaattggaaccattcaggactttgatggaagataattgggaagtcatagctggcaataataattaccaaaattttGCCAAAACATATAATATGCaataaccaaaagcatatcaacatcccaataatataatgaaaactgactaattagggtttattaatcagatttatcccaataCCAATTTTAATAATTGTATGAAAAACATAAACTGGGAAAAGATTCAGCATCATTGGGGTCACACCTATGGTGGCAAGATTGCCCAACATGCAATGAAATCTTTTACATGTAAGGCGAGACGCCAAAAAACAACACCATATTGTAGATTCTGTCCCTTGTGGTGgtaagacaagaacctccaaaatagtgaagctcaaaacgtcaccctcacaccatcaagcaaaaccgaccaaacgaagactcacctgtgttggcaagagcacatcgttcGTCATATGGCTTTCTTGACTGCAATCAATCTGGATGGTCTATCGTGATTCCGCATCTTTAGGAATTAGCACACTAAGTGGAAGTCTAATCTCTAAAATTACGAAAACTCTATAGACCTGGATTGTAACTGTATgcccattatatttttaataatttttcatcAAATAATAGctaaataataatatgaaaaaataaaagcacataaaattttaatatataaaatcataagTGTTCCTATTATGACAGATCAAAACAACATCATGGGTTGCATAATAATTCCCTATAATGACTGAATCAAATAGCACAAgaattaatatgaaataacaaaaatatatattttatgtgctagtgactaaaccaaatgTCACAAAAAGTAAATCTGTAAATAATTATGCTTTATGGTTCTGTTATGAGTCAACCAATTAAAAATCATGACacctttttatttaataaaaaatatattcttttgtatgatttctcaaaagaaaaaaaacacggTTTCAAATAAAACCATACTTaccttttgtcacttttttttatttttaaagcaACCAAACCGTACTtacttttgtcacttttttttttgaaaaacaaaacacAACCAAAGCGTACTTGCTTTTGtcactttttatttatttatttatttatttaaatttaactTTGTAAGTTTTgtcctttagtaataatatattgctttccttgtttcttcaaaataaaacaactcgaggagaagaaattgatttttattactggtggtacaGCCGATTGATTTTTCATGAatgaggctctgataccattgatagaaaataaatacggaacgattcatgaagatcgataagcatgcacgacaaacactacaaaatacACGTTTtagcatacctgaatccatggttgaagaataagaactcctcaatgtcttcttgtatgctcctcgtacaacacgatcaatgttggtctggtctaccttctttcccttttgcttttggtcgttagcctcacttaatgggtcagtgataactatatataggggtgagggtagggaccaaccctacaataaaattagggtttcctccccattaaagaaacaataccttaagtccacacatagtaataaatatttcataccattaaggtgtgctaatagaatccaatatctccatagagatcacttaccaataatattggattctttctgcttactccatctttagtcaacaccactaaactagttttggaaacaaatctttgactatgttagcccacctaataggaaatcttagaTACACGTCATTAGGGGATTATTAGGGATTTTAACATTATCCGTTACTCTCATGAAAAACAAGGAGGGGCCATTAAAATCTGGTAAGATGGATACTTATAATGgctgcattgaggacattgcgcTTGATGATCTCTACTGGTTGGGAATCAAATTCTCatagaataataaaagaaatggcTTGTCTCGCATTTCTTGCAAGCTTGACAGAATGCTCATCAATGAATCTTGGCTCCCAGGCTTCCCTTCTTCCCATGTAACCTTTGAAATGCCATCCATTTCAAGCCATAGCCTCATTTTCCTCTCAATCCACCCCTATATCTCCTTTGGTCCCGAGCGCtttaaattctttgatatgtggtcctCCCATCCTGACTTCTCCAGTGTTGTTAAGGAAGCAGGGCTTAAGCCTGTCCAAACTTTCTCAACTCCCCTCATTGCCCTATCCCGGAAGCTCAAAAATGTCAAAGAAGCCTTAAAGATTTGGAATACTAACATTTTTGGGAATATTTCTTCTCTTACCACTGATTGCAAGAACCGTCTGTCCTCCATACAGGCATGTCTTCAGATAGATCACCTGAACTCCTCTCTTACAGAGGGGGAGAAAGCTGAAACTGCtatcctctcctctcttctggCCCAGGAAGAAAGTTTCTTAAGGCAAAAAGCTAGAATAAATTGGTTCAAATTAGGAGACTCCAACTCTTCTTATTTCCACCGATCCTTGAAAGCTAGAAACAACTTCAACTCCATCACCATGCTAGCATCTCCTCATGGCACCCATGTTTCCAaagtggatgagacaaaagaggTGGCTACCAATCACTTCAATAACTTGTTCAATCCGGTTGCTTCCCTGGTCCTGCACATCCCTGAGGGGCTTATTAACAAACTTGTTCCAAATGATGTTGTTCCAACGGTCTGGGCCATTCCCTCTGatgaagagattacagctgcAATCAAATCTCATAAATCCAGCAAAGCCCCTGGGCCTGACGGATTCAGTATGGGATTCTTTGACTCGACCTGAGATATCATTAAAGCCATCAAGAGTTtcttttcaatccaaatcagatCAAGGCATTATTCATACCTTTCTCtgcctcatccccaaaaaaGAGGGTGTGGACTCTATGAATGATATCAGGCCAATCTCCCTTTGCAACCTGATCTATAAGTTTATTACAAAGATTCTTGCTAACCATATTAAATCCATCATTGGCTCTCTTGTTAGTAACAACCAATCTGCCATCATTCATGGAAGATCCATTGGAGACAACATTCTTCTATGCCATGAGATTGTTAAAGGTTTTGATAGAAAGTCTCATCCCTCGGTAGCTCTTATgaaaattgacatccacaaggcttttgactctATGAAATGGGACTTCATTATTTCTGTGCTCAACATGATGCTTCCCCTCCTGTCTTCTCCAACTAGATCTATCACTGCATAGCATTCCCCAAATTTTTAGTGCTAGTTAATGGTAGCTCCACGGGATACTTCTCCTCTACTACTGGCATTCGACAGGGATGCCCTCTGTCCCCCTACTTATTTTACCTTGCTATGGAGATTCTCTCTTGTAACCTACAAGTTGCTTCAAATCAGGGTTTCATCATTCCCATTCCCAAATGTAAGTCCATCAGACTTACTCACCTAGCTTTTGCAGATGACCTAATGATTTTCTCCAGGGCTAATGACTCTTCCATTGACTCTATTATGCATTTTATGAACCTCTTTGCTTTGATGTCTAGCCTTTGCGTCAATTTTGGGAAATCTTTTATCTTCTTGACTGAAATCTCGGAAGCCTCTAAGTCTTACCTTCTTCAGAAATCGGGCTTTGCTCTGGGCTCCCTTCCTATCAGATATTTGGGCCTCCCCCTCATCCCCGCAAGGCTCATGAGTCATTATTGCTCTCTAATGCTGGATAGCATCAGAAAGCATCTCCAACTATGGAAAGGaaagtttctttattttgtagGTCATCTGGAGCTCACCAAATCAGTCCTTCGGACTTCTTATATCTATTGGTTTTGCATCTTCGGCTCGCTTAAAGAGACAATTGCCAAGAAGGAAATTTTGTTTGCTTCTTTCCTCTAGAAAGGGTGTGACTCCTCTAGATTCCTTCACCCTCTAAGTTGGGCAGCTGTTTGACTTCCCAAAAAAGAAGGGGGTCTTGGTCTAAGACACGTCAAGGATGTCAATATGATAGGTATCCTCAAGCTTATCAAGAAGTTTTTCAGcaaaaagaaaagcatttggTTTGATTGGGTGTATGAACATCTCCTTAGGTTAAAAACCTTTTGGTCAGTCCGCCATCCGTCTGATGCCTCCTAGGTGTGGTGCAAGCTTCTCTCTCTGAGATCTATGACTTCCAGAGTCATCTCCTTCTGTATTGGAGATGGTGCCTCCACCTCCCTCTAGTTGGATCCTTGGCATCCCAAAGGTCTCCTTTATAGGTTTTGAGTGCTAGAAATATCCACAATTCTGGGCTCCCAAGACATGCTATGGTAGCTGATATTATCTCCTCTAAATCATGGGTCATCCTTGACACTGACTCAGACTAGATAGCTAAAATATGGTCCTCCTTATCATCTATTCCTCTTACAGGGCTAGGAAGGCTTGATACTATTATTTGGAAGCCTGCATATAGTGGTCAGTTTAGTACAAAATCTACTTGGGGTTTTATCAGAGCTCGTGGGCCCCCTTTTCTCTGGTGCAATCTTATTTGGTTCAAGCATTACATCCCTTGGAAAAGCTTCACTTCCTGGCAAGCTTTTAAGAACTATCTTCCCACGCAAGCATTCCTCATCCAAAGAGGAATCCAAGTCTCCACTACTTGCTATCTTTGTGGTTCCGAGCCGGAAGACATGGgccatctcttctttgcttgcccAGCCTCCTCCACCATATGGAAGCTTGTTCTCTCCACATGTTGGTCAGTCTATAAAAGAATTCTCCTTCTCCAAAGGGAGTGGATCTGGGTGGACATGACCTTCCACGGGAAGACCATTTGTGACTATGTGGGAAAGCTAGCCTTCTATGCTACtctaaatcaaatctggatgAAGAGAAATCATAGAAAATGGACTACCAACTCTCGGCCTTTAGGAAAGATTTAGAATTcaatcttctttgatgtcaaagtAAAGACCTCAAAAATGTCTTCCAATTGTTCCCCCTCCCCAGAATTTGTCACATTGTTTCTTCCTGTGAGCTTCCTAGCTCTATAATCAGGAACGTTGTTTCCCCCTGACGGCTTTTGTTctctttctccccccccccaattgaTTGGGGTTGTatactttttctctctttggtaatgaattatttattcaccaaaaaaaaaccccccgaGCAATGGAAGGAGTCATAGAAAATAGCAAAAAAGACATAACCAGGGACTTAGCAAAACTCCTTTTGTCCTGAGCAGAACCAGCAATAATAGGGCAGATGGTAGCACCTGTGAGATAGCCAAAATAATCATGGGAATTTATAGACAGAAAACATAATCTGAACCACATCAAATAGTTGCTCCCATCCAACTTGATAGAGCAGGTAGGGAACAAGGGGTAGTCATAATGGGAAACACAACCCATTCCATCCAAAACAGTTGATGCAATCATATCATCTGACACTACCATAGTTGCTAGACTGAAAAAGAAGCCATGAACTTGCAAAAATATTTCCAAATCTGACACATCATAGAGCTCTCTATTCACTGATTCAAAACATAGGGATCAAACCATAGAGAAGAACCCCAATGGGAAGAAACTCACTACTGAGGGTGAGCCTCTACTtgaaccaaaagaaaagaaggaagcgagagagagagagagagagagagagagagagagagagagagagagagagagagagagagagagagagagagttgatggagaagaagaaggagaggcgAGAAATGGGAATAAGGTTTTGGGGCGCTAGAAAATTCCTGCTCTCCTTCATTTATAATAGAAGAGTTATGAGTAAAAGTACAATTCTGCCCCTATTGACAATTCTACCCTTATACCTATATTACAACAGTTACAAACTTTTCCAGTTTTGTGCAACAATTAACATTCACCTATGGTAACTAAAATCAGAAACATAAAACTGGTGCAACTATCACTATCATTAAAAAACTATAGgaatgattcatccaaaaaaaaaaaactgtaggAATGGAGAGTTAATACCatcgaaggagagagagaaggctatGGTTATGTAAATCTTACAAGACTAAGAAATATTGTACTTATCATAGACAAAAAGTGTACGATTATGATCCACATATTTGGCCACACCTACAAGATAGATAGAGTCAACATCTAGAAGCAGGATTTATGCATTTACATACTAAGGAAATTTAGAAAGTATCTCCATTTTATTTGACAAATATCTAATTGTtattaataaaatcatatacATGGAAATTAATTAGATGTGAAACACATTAAGTTTAACTCGTATGTGACACAAGTGCAATCAAGGAGAGA
The window above is part of the Macadamia integrifolia cultivar HAES 741 unplaced genomic scaffold, SCU_Mint_v3 scaffold641, whole genome shotgun sequence genome. Proteins encoded here:
- the LOC122069553 gene encoding uncharacterized protein LOC122069553, producing the protein MWSSHPDFSSVVKEAGLKPVQTFSTPLIALSRKLKNVKEALKIWNTNIFGNISSLTTDCKNRLSSIQACLQIDHLNSSLTEGEKAETAILSSLLAQEESFLRQKARINWFKLGDSNSSYFHRSLKARNNFNSITMLASPHGTHVSKVDETKEVATNHFNNLFNPVASLVLHIPEGLINKLVPNDVVPTVWAIPSDEEITAAIKSHKSSKAPGPDGFSMGFFDST